The sequence GTGCGGGCCAGCAGGGTGGCGCCGTGCGCGATGGCGTACCGGAAGCCGGTGTCGGCCGCCGTACCGGCGCCGGGCTCCGGCTCGGTCACCACCTCGATCGGGAACGGCGCGCCGCACCGGCGGACCACGGCCGCGGTGTCGTCGGTGGACGCGTTGTCGACGACGACCAGGGTGAAGTCGGTGTCGGTCTGGGCGGCCAGGGCGTCCAGGGTGGCGCCGATCGAGGCGGCCTCGTTGAAGGCGGGCACGATGACGGCGAGGGGTCTCATCGGCGTACCTCGGCTCGGGCGAACGCGGCGGCGGCCGCGCGGTCCGGCTTGCGGGAGCGGCCGGCCAGCGGCACGGGCGCGAGGAGAACCCGGTCCGGCCGGGCGGCGCCCATCCGCCGCAGCGGGTCGCGCAACGCGGCCCGGACCGCCGAGGGGTCCGCGCCCGGTGCGGTCTCGACGATCGCCACGACCTGCTCGTCGCCGTCGGTGGCCGGGATCCCGACCAGGACGGCCAGGGACACGCCGGGCACGTGCAGGGACGGCTCGTAGAGTCCGGGATAGATGTTCTCGGCGCGGCGCAGGATCATGTCCTTGGCCCGCCCGGCCAGGACGACCCGGCGGCCGTCGAGGCGGGCGAGGTCGCCGGTGGCGATCCACTCGTGTGGTTCGGCGCCCAGATAGCGGTCGCAGACCCCGGCCCCGGCCAGCAGCAGCTCCCCGGCCCGGTCCGAGCCCGGAGCGGGACCGGGGGGTGCTGAACCGGGGCGCGTGCCGGGTCCGGGTCCGGAGGGTGCTGAACCGGGGCGCGTGCCGGGTCCGGAGGATGCGCCCGGCGCGGGAAGCTGCGGTGTGCCCGGCGCGGGGCGCGACGGCGCGCCCGGCGGCGGGCCGAGCCGGGCGCGGACACCCGGCAGCAGCTCGCCGACCAGGTCGCCGTCCGCGGTGTGCGCGGCCTTCCCGGCCGCTTCGACGGCGGCCGCCGGGAAGACCTCGGTCAGCGCGTACACGCACCACGCCTGCTCGGCCCCGGCCGCCCGGACCCGGTCGAGCAGCGCCGCCGAGACCGGCGCGGATCCGCTGTAGACCCGGCCGCCGAACGGGACCCCGGCGTCCAGCGCGGCCCGCAGCTGCGGCGGTGTCAGATAGGTGGCCTGTGGCCGCAGCGCGGTCATCTGCCGGGCCAGCGAGCCTGGCCGGCGGGCCGGCACGGCCACCGGCGCGCCCACGGCCAGCGCCGGGACCAGCACGAAGAACATCCCGCCGAGGATCGGCACGCCGGGCCGCGGTCGTACCAGCTCGGCGACCGCGCGCATCCCGGCCCCGAGTCCGGTCCGGGTGTGCACGACGGCGCGCGGGCTGGCCGTCGTCCCGGAGGTGAAGATGACCACCGCGTCCCCGTCGCCGTCGAAGACCGCCGGGAGCGGGCCGCCCGGCGGCAGGGCCGGGGCGGACCCGGGCAGGCGGCGGCCGACGGTGACGGTCGGGGCGAGCCGGGACAGGTCGGGCAGGGCCAGGCCGGCGCGGCGGGCCAGCGGCGCGGCCCAGCCGGCGACCGCCTGGGCGGCCGCGTCGGCGACGATCAGCGCCGGCCGCGCCAGCGCGAGCCGGGCGAGCAGGACGTCCGGCCCGGCGGAGGGGTCGAGCACGGCGATGCGCAGGCCCATCCGGTACGCGGCCAGCAGCACCGCCAGGGCCCGCGCCCCCGGGCGCACGGCGACCCCGAGTGTGTCGCCGGGGCGCAGACCACGGGCGTGCAGGGCGGCGGCGTACCGGTCGCGAAGCTCGGCCAGGTCTCCCCGGCTGACCCGGCGGCGGCCCAGCAACGCCGGGGTGTCGTCGCCGGGCCGCAGGCCGGCGGTCAGCTCATCGAGCACGGCAGCGCCCGGCATGGCGGGGACGGGTGATGGTCGCCGGCATGGTCACCTCGGGTCCGGGGTGAGCGGGCCGCTGCCGCGGTCGAGGTACCACCGGGCGGTGCCCAGCACGCCGTACGCGGTGAGCCGCCGCGTCGAGTTCTCCACGACCATCTCCCGGCTGCGGACGATCGACGCCGTGGTGCGGCGCACCCGGTTGAGGAACATCCGGTCGGTCGGCGACGGCCGCCGCGGCATCCCGCCGCAGGCCTGGTAGAGCGCCGCGGTGATGGCCATGTTGTTCCCGGCGTGCATCCGGTACGGCGTGCGGTAGCCGTGGCCGCGGTGCGCCGGGCGCAGCCGGCCGAACGCGGCGGCGATCGTGACCAGCCCGGCGAAGGCCACCCGCCCGGCCGGGCCGTGCTCGTCGCGGCGTGCGGTGATCCGCCCGCACACCATGCCGGCCCCGCCGTGCAGCGCGGCCCGGGCCGCCGCCACCCAGCCGGGCCGGGGCAGGCAGTCCGCGTCGGTACGGGCCAGGAAGCCGGCCCCGGCGGCGATGGCGTGCCGGAACCCGGTGTCGACGGCGCAGCCGACGCCCTTCTCCGGCTCGGCGATCAGGCGCACCGGGAACGGGGCGCGGCCGGCGAACGCCTCGACCGCGCCGGCCGTGGTGTCGGTCGAGCCGTTGTCGACCACGAGCAGGGTGAAGCCGGTGTCGGTCTGGGCGGCCAGGGCGTCCAGCGTGGCGCCGATCCGGGCGGCCTCGTTGTATGCCGGGACCACCACCCACAGGTTCGTGGTCACGAGTGCTCCCAGACCATGGTCATCATGCTGACCCCGCCGCCGAGGCCCATGAAGAGCACCCGGTCGCCCGTGGTCAGCTGCGGCGCGACCCGGGCCAGCTGTACGCCGAGGGTGGCGCTGGCGACGTTGCCGAGCCCGGTCACGGTGATCTCCAGCCGGTCCCGGGGCACGCCGGTGACCTCGATGAACCGGTCCAGGTAGGGCAGGGTCACCTGGTGCACCAGGATCCGGGCGTAGTCGGTGTGCTCCAGGCCGGTGCGGGCCCGGACCCGGTCCAGGATGCTGGCGCCGACCTTCTCGAAGACGCCGCGCAGCCGGTGCCCGTCGCCGGTGAAGTAGGTGTGCTCGTCGCCGCGCGGGTGCCGGGAGCCGCCGCCCGGGATGCCGCCGACCGTCCAGTGCTGCGAGTGCGTCTCGGTGTCGATGTCCAGGATGCCGCCGCGGGCGACCGGTTCGAGCACCACGGCGGCCCCGGCGTCACCGAAGGTGAACCCGGCGAACGAGCGGCGCGCCTGCTGGAGGCTGTCGACGCGGCCGCGCATCGCCCGGGTCGGAGTCTCGCCGGTGACCACCAGGGCGCGGCGGGCCCGGCCGGCCAGGATCATCGCGCGGGCCAGGTCGATGCCGTTGACGAAGCTGTTGCAGGCGTTGGTGACGTCCAGCGCGTGCGCCCGGCTGCCGAGCTCGGCCTGCACGATGTGCGCGGTGGCCGGTTCGACCATGTCGCGGGAGGCGGAGGCGAACAGCAGCAGGTCGATGTCGAGCGGGTCCAGGTCGGCGTGGGCCAGGGCGGCGCGGGCGGCGTGCACGGCGAGGGTGGAGGCGTACTCGCCGGGGCCGGCGACGCGGCGCCGCTCGATGCCGGTGAGCCGGGCGAACAGCCCGCGGGGCAGGCGGACGCCACCGGCGGTGGCCACCCCGTCCTGCAACTGCCCGGTGGTGACCTCGCGCTCCGGAAGGTACGCGCCC is a genomic window of Actinoplanes teichomyceticus ATCC 31121 containing:
- a CDS encoding 3-oxoacyl-ACP synthase III family protein → MYVGITGVGAYLPEREVTTGQLQDGVATAGGVRLPRGLFARLTGIERRRVAGPGEYASTLAVHAARAALAHADLDPLDIDLLLFASASRDMVEPATAHIVQAELGSRAHALDVTNACNSFVNGIDLARAMILAGRARRALVVTGETPTRAMRGRVDSLQQARRSFAGFTFGDAGAAVVLEPVARGGILDIDTETHSQHWTVGGIPGGGSRHPRGDEHTYFTGDGHRLRGVFEKVGASILDRVRARTGLEHTDYARILVHQVTLPYLDRFIEVTGVPRDRLEITVTGLGNVASATLGVQLARVAPQLTTGDRVLFMGLGGGVSMMTMVWEHS
- a CDS encoding glycosyltransferase family 2 protein, with the protein product MTTNLWVVVPAYNEAARIGATLDALAAQTDTGFTLLVVDNGSTDTTAGAVEAFAGRAPFPVRLIAEPEKGVGCAVDTGFRHAIAAGAGFLARTDADCLPRPGWVAAARAALHGGAGMVCGRITARRDEHGPAGRVAFAGLVTIAAAFGRLRPAHRGHGYRTPYRMHAGNNMAITAALYQACGGMPRRPSPTDRMFLNRVRRTTASIVRSREMVVENSTRRLTAYGVLGTARWYLDRGSGPLTPDPR
- a CDS encoding AMP-binding protein, whose amino-acid sequence is MPGAAVLDELTAGLRPGDDTPALLGRRRVSRGDLAELRDRYAAALHARGLRPGDTLGVAVRPGARALAVLLAAYRMGLRIAVLDPSAGPDVLLARLALARPALIVADAAAQAVAGWAAPLARRAGLALPDLSRLAPTVTVGRRLPGSAPALPPGGPLPAVFDGDGDAVVIFTSGTTASPRAVVHTRTGLGAGMRAVAELVRPRPGVPILGGMFFVLVPALAVGAPVAVPARRPGSLARQMTALRPQATYLTPPQLRAALDAGVPFGGRVYSGSAPVSAALLDRVRAAGAEQAWCVYALTEVFPAAAVEAAGKAAHTADGDLVGELLPGVRARLGPPPGAPSRPAPGTPQLPAPGASSGPGTRPGSAPSGPGPGTRPGSAPPGPAPGSDRAGELLLAGAGVCDRYLGAEPHEWIATGDLARLDGRRVVLAGRAKDMILRRAENIYPGLYEPSLHVPGVSLAVLVGIPATDGDEQVVAIVETAPGADPSAVRAALRDPLRRMGAARPDRVLLAPVPLAGRSRKPDRAAAAAFARAEVRR